One Thermicanus aegyptius DSM 12793 DNA segment encodes these proteins:
- a CDS encoding rod shape-determining protein → MFFSMTRDMGIDLGTANTLVYVKGKGIVVREPSVVAVNTKTGTVEAVGIEAKNMIGRTPGNIVAKRPMRDGVIADFETTETMLRYFIQKAQKTKGIIHRRPNVMVGIPSGITAVEKRAVEDATRQAGAKEAMTIEEPFAAAIGADLPVWEPTGSMVVDIGGGTSEVAIISLGGIVTSRSIRVAGDELDDAIIQYIKRNYNLLIGERTAEILKMEIGSAIAPEKEETMQVRGRDLVSGLPKTLEITSTEIAKALSDTVITIVDAVKVTLEKSPPELAADIMDRGIVLTGGGALLRNLDRLLSNETGMPVFVAENALDCVAIGTGRALEHIHLFKKNNDKRVGRM, encoded by the coding sequence GGATATGGGAATCGACCTGGGAACCGCAAATACCCTGGTTTACGTAAAGGGAAAAGGGATCGTTGTGCGGGAGCCCTCCGTCGTAGCGGTAAACACCAAAACCGGAACGGTAGAGGCGGTGGGAATCGAAGCGAAGAACATGATCGGACGCACCCCTGGAAATATCGTGGCGAAACGTCCTATGCGGGACGGGGTGATCGCCGACTTTGAAACGACCGAGACGATGCTCCGCTATTTCATCCAGAAGGCCCAAAAGACAAAGGGCATCATCCACCGTCGTCCCAACGTGATGGTAGGCATTCCTTCAGGAATAACGGCGGTGGAAAAGAGGGCGGTCGAAGATGCCACCCGCCAGGCAGGGGCCAAAGAGGCGATGACCATCGAAGAGCCCTTTGCCGCCGCCATCGGGGCCGATCTGCCGGTTTGGGAGCCGACCGGAAGCATGGTGGTGGATATTGGCGGAGGGACCTCAGAAGTGGCAATTATTTCTCTGGGAGGGATCGTGACGAGCCGATCCATTCGTGTTGCCGGAGACGAACTGGATGATGCCATCATTCAATATATAAAACGAAATTATAACCTCCTCATCGGAGAGCGGACCGCTGAAATCCTGAAGATGGAGATCGGCTCGGCCATCGCTCCTGAAAAAGAAGAGACGATGCAGGTCAGGGGACGGGATCTGGTCTCCGGACTTCCTAAAACCTTGGAAATCACCTCCACCGAAATCGCCAAAGCCCTCTCCGATACGGTGATCACCATCGTCGACGCAGTAAAAGTGACCTTGGAAAAGAGCCCTCCTGAATTAGCCGCCGACATCATGGATCGGGGAATCGTTCTTACGGGGGGAGGAGCGCTCCTCCGAAATCTGGACCGGCTCTTAAGCAACGAGACAGGGATGCCCGTCTTCGTGGCGGAAAACGCTTTGGACTGCGTGGCCATCGGTACAGGCCGTGCCTTGGAGCATATTCATTTGTTTAAGAAAAACAACGATAAACGAGTGGGGAGAATGTAG
- the mreC gene encoding rod shape-determining protein MreC: MNQIYRRFILILIALILLIIVAGLTLGGRGSLNWPERFVKDSLALMQEAVSIPVKKVMGIVTDAGKIFNLYGENKALKGALNQFAQLEAEYELLKKENERLRQMLNLPTTLKAYRLAAAEVIARQHDTWYNVLTVNKGEKDGIKPDMAVITPQGLVGMVENVSYFTSNVRLISDIERTRHISVLSVGKSETFGIVESYDAERKELIMRKIPLESNLLVGDSIVTSGLGGVFPKGLLIGKVTEILPGEDGLTKMAYVKPAANLYQLDEVFLVMREDQLKEGGENP; this comes from the coding sequence ATGAATCAAATTTACCGTCGTTTTATCTTGATTTTAATCGCCCTCATCCTCCTCATTATCGTGGCCGGACTCACGCTGGGGGGGAGAGGTTCGCTAAATTGGCCGGAACGCTTCGTGAAGGATAGCCTGGCCCTCATGCAGGAGGCGGTCTCCATACCGGTCAAAAAAGTGATGGGAATCGTTACCGATGCGGGGAAGATCTTTAATCTTTATGGGGAAAACAAGGCATTAAAAGGGGCGCTCAACCAATTCGCCCAGCTTGAGGCAGAGTATGAGCTGTTAAAGAAGGAGAATGAGCGGCTAAGGCAGATGTTGAACCTCCCCACCACCTTAAAGGCGTATCGCCTGGCTGCGGCGGAGGTGATCGCCCGTCAACATGATACTTGGTACAACGTCCTCACCGTGAATAAGGGAGAGAAGGACGGCATCAAACCGGACATGGCCGTCATCACGCCTCAGGGGTTGGTGGGGATGGTGGAGAATGTCTCCTATTTTACCTCCAACGTCCGGCTGATTTCCGATATCGAAAGAACTCGGCACATCTCCGTCTTAAGCGTGGGGAAATCGGAGACCTTCGGGATTGTCGAGTCGTATGATGCAGAGCGGAAAGAACTCATCATGAGGAAGATTCCCCTGGAATCAAACCTGTTGGTGGGGGATTCCATTGTCACTTCCGGGTTGGGAGGGGTATTTCCAAAGGGGTTGCTCATCGGTAAGGTGACGGAGATTCTCCCCGGAGAGGATGGCCTGACCAAGATGGCCTATGTAAAGCCGGCTGCCAATCTCTACCAATTGGATGAGGTATTTCTGGTGATGAGGGAAGACCAGTTGAAGGAAGGGGGAGAAAATCCATGA
- the mreD gene encoding rod shape-determining protein MreD: MKRFKLFLLLLLLFLLEGTVLPLLFPSPLRNDLWIHPHLVLILVVYISLYLGSKDGLLFGAVFGLFYDIAFGSIFGLNLFIYTLLGSMIHNVTGILHHNLWLALTMSGIASLSLDLWLYGFHALFLLTDISPSYLFLREAFPNVLVNMGFALAVYPWVTRSSLFTVEELQDEERGI; the protein is encoded by the coding sequence ATGAAGCGCTTCAAACTTTTTCTCCTCCTTCTTCTCCTTTTTCTGTTGGAAGGTACGGTCCTTCCCCTCCTTTTTCCCTCCCCCTTAAGAAACGATCTATGGATTCATCCCCACCTTGTCCTCATCCTGGTGGTTTATATCTCCCTCTATCTGGGGAGCAAGGATGGGCTTCTCTTCGGAGCCGTTTTCGGACTCTTTTACGATATTGCTTTTGGTAGCATTTTTGGCCTAAATCTATTCATTTATACCCTTCTTGGCAGCATGATTCATAATGTAACAGGGATCCTGCATCACAACCTGTGGCTTGCCCTTACCATGAGCGGTATAGCCTCTTTATCTCTCGATCTATGGCTCTATGGTTTCCATGCCTTATTTCTCCTGACCGACATTTCGCCATCCTACCTTTTTCTCCGGGAAGCTTTTCCCAATGTCCTTGTCAATATGGGGTTTGCGTTGGCCGTTTATCCATGGGTGACTCGTTCCTCTCTTTTTACGGTGGAAGAGTTACAAGATGAGGAGAGGGGGATTTAA